One window from the genome of Prinia subflava isolate CZ2003 ecotype Zambia chromosome 2, Cam_Psub_1.2, whole genome shotgun sequence encodes:
- the KCNF1 gene encoding potassium voltage-gated channel subfamily F member 1, which yields MAGDSSFPDVDTDGSEKSEEMEIVVNVGGVRQVFYGDNLNQYPETRLAELVNCLSGGYDSIFSLCDDYDPAKREFYFDRDPDAFKCIIDVYYFGEIHMKKGICPICFKNEMEFWKVDLKFLDDCCKAHLSEKKEELEEIARRVQLILDDLGVDASESRWKRCQKCIWKFLEKPESSYPARVIAVLSFLFILISSVVMCVGTIPDLQVVDAEGNRMEHPTLDSIETACIGWFTMEYVLRLISSPNKLHFALSFMNIVDVLAILPFYISLTLTHLGAKLMELSNVQQAVQALRIMRIARIFKLARHSSGLQTLTYALKRSFKELGLLLMYLAVGIFVFSALGYTMEQSHPETLFKSIPQSFWWAIITMTTVGYGDIYPKTTLGKLNAAISFLCGVIAIALPIHPIINNFVRYYNKQRVLETAAKHELELMELNSAEGKAAGSRSELEDLSREGKDDPFYSSRIKVSHSDTFIHLLSEEKNYRTRLQSCK from the coding sequence ATGGCAGGTGACTCTAGTTTTCCAGATGTGGACACTGATGGGTcagaaaaaagtgaagaaatggAGATTGTGGTCAATGTCGGTGGGGTAAGGCAGGTGTTCTACGGAGATAACCTGAATCAGTACCCAGAAACACGGCTGGCAGAGCTGGTCAATTGTTTGTCGGGGGGATACGATAGCATATTCTCCCTCTGTGATGACTATGATCCTGCAAAGAGAGAGTTTTACTTTGACAGAGACCCAGATGCTTTCAAATGCATTATTGACGTGTACTACTTTGGGGAAATTCACATGAAGAAAGGAATATGCCCCATATGTTTCAAGaatgaaatggaattttggAAAGTGGATCTGAAATTTTTGGATGACTGCTGCAAAGCTCACCTAagtgaaaaaaaggaggaactGGAAGAAATCGCCCGAAGGGTGCAACTCATTCTGGATGACTTGGGAGTAGATGCCTCAGAAAGTCGCTGGAAAAGGTGCCAAAAATGCATCTGGAAATTTCTGGAGAAGCCAGAATCATCCTATCCAGCTAGAGTGATTGCTGTActgtcttttctgtttattttgatCTCCTCTGTTGTGATGTGTGTGGGGACCATCCCAGACTTGCAGGTGGTGGATGCAGAGGGGAACCGTATGGAGCACCCGACCCTGGACAGCATCGAGACCGCCTGCATAGGCTGGTTTACCATGGAGTACGTGCTGAGGCTGATCTCCTCTCCCAACAAACTCCACTTTGCCCTTTCTTTCATGAACATTGTTGATGTGCTAGCAATACTTCCTTTCTACATCAGCCTGACCTTGACCCACTTGGGAGCCAAGCTGATGGAGCTGAGCAATGTCCAGCAGGCCGTCCAGGCACTGCGCATCATGAGGATCGCAAGGATTTTCAAGCTTGCACGGCATTCCTCAGGGCTCCAGACCCTAACCTATGCCCTGAAACGCAGCTTCAAGGAGCTTGGGCTGCTCCTCATGTACTTAGCTGTTGGAATCTTTGTCTTTTCTGCCCTAGGTTATACCATGGAACAAAGTCACCCCGaaactttatttaaaagcatCCCTCAGTCATTTTGGTGGGCAATAATTACCATGACCACAGTTGGATATGGAGACATTTACCCCAAAACAACACTAGGAAAACTGAATGCTGCCATCAGTTTTCTTTGTGGAGTGATAGCGATCGCCCTCCCCATCCATCCCATCATTAACAACTTTGTCAGGTATTACAACAAACAGAGGGTTTTAGAAACAGCTGCCAAACATGAATTGGAGCTGATGGAACTAAACTCTGCTGAGGGGAAAGCCGCAGGCTCCAGAAGTGAACTAGAGGATCTTTCAAGGGAAGG